Proteins from one Argopecten irradians isolate NY chromosome 15, Ai_NY, whole genome shotgun sequence genomic window:
- the LOC138308785 gene encoding uncharacterized protein, which translates to MLLFVFVIFCYMDKIYCGCNMGPNNVASYIASLPSSTGEQVITADTSMDAGCCGLLDRIQFYPRGTGYVQFQFWRPLAANEYTLITEYRYYVPIRDTTWTIYFPADVYLQTGDFIGWYTESTGVIAYGSGSYDRNIVVSIGDVAEGYNFSLSTPYINNRIYAIKYYISNGNKADFTNLPASIDAYDDTPVGSLLYTISYTDLDVEDVSTLVLTLRSITPSTANVAVDIATGKVTTTGPLTFGTIYVDMRVHDRCNLGNERILTINVINYSPVIGNLPASCDLSEIVTIETFLYEVTVSDASGDAVTCAINNTSPAGAPFLLKFISGTTSYGIYSQSSPSLDYSTTSLYTFVVYFSLCDIQPIVP; encoded by the exons ATGCTGCTCTTTGTGTTCGTTATCTTCTGTTATATGGATAAGATAT ACTGTGGTTGTAATATGGGACCCAACAATGTAGCATCTTACATAGCCTCACTACCAAGCTCTACAG GAGAACAAGTTATAACGGCAGACACTAGTATGGATGCTGGCTGTTGCGGCTTGCTCGACAGAATCCAATTCTACCCACGTGGCACAGGCTATGTACAATTCCAGTTTTGGAGGCCACTGGCGGCCAACGAGTATACCTTGATTACAGAGTACCGTTATTACGTGCCTATAA GGGATACCACTTGGACGATATATTTTCCAGCCGATGTATATTTACAGACAGGAGACTTCATTGGATG GTACACGGAAAGTACTGGAGTCATAGCTTACGGCTCCGGATCGTACGATCGGAACATAGTGGTGTCAATCGGTGATGTGGCGGAAGGCTACAACTTTTCGCTGTCGACTCCGTATATCAACAACAGGATATACGCCATTAAGTATTATATAAGTAACG GAAACAAAGCCGACTTCACTAACCTGCCGGCGTCCATAGATGCCTATGACGACACCCCGGTCGGGTCGTTGTTGTACACAATCTCGTACACCGATTTGGACGTCGAAGATGTGTCCACTCTGGTACTGACCCTTCGGAGCATCACTCCATCCACGGCTAATGTCGCTGTGGATATAGCGACCG GTAAGGTCACCACGACTGGCCCTCTAACATTCGGTACCATCTATGTGGATATGAGAGTCCATGACCGCTGTAACTTAGGCAACGAACGGATTTTAACGATCAACGTCATCAACTAT TCGCCTGTCATTGGTAACTTACCAGCATCTTGTGACCTCTCCGAGATCGTCACCATAGAAACATTCCTGTACGAAGTGACTGTGTCGGATGCTTCCGGTGATGCAGTGACATGCGCAATTAATAACACGTCTCCTGCCGGAGCTCCATTTCTTCTAAAATTTATATCCGGAACGACTT CCTATGGGATATACAGCCAATCGTCCCCTAGTCTGGACTATAGTACGACCTCTCTCTATACTTTTGTCGTGTATTtcagcctatgtgatatacagCCAATCGTCCCCTAG